In Columba livia isolate bColLiv1 breed racing homer chromosome Z, bColLiv1.pat.W.v2, whole genome shotgun sequence, one DNA window encodes the following:
- the LOC102093126 gene encoding annexin A1 isoform X1, whose protein sequence is MAMVSEFLKQAWFMEHQEQEYIKSVKGGPVVPQQQPNFDPSADVVALEKAMTAKGVDEATIIDIMTKRTNAQRQQIKAAYQKAKGKSLEEAMKRVLKSHLEDVVVALLKTPAQFDAEELRACMKGLGTDEDTLIEILASRSNKEIREASRYYKEVLKRDLTQDIISDTSGDFQKALVVLAKGDRCEDPHVNDDLADNDARALYEAGEQKKGTDVNVFVTVLTARSYPHLRRVFQKYTKYSKHDMNKVVDMELKGDIEKCLTALVKCATSKPAFFAEKLHLAMKGFGTRHKDLIRIMVSRHEVDMNEIKCYYKKMYGISLCQAIMDELKGDYETILVALCGSDN, encoded by the exons ATGGCTATGGTATCAGAATTTCTGAAACAGGCATGGTTCATGGAACATCAGGAACAGGAATATATT aaaagTGTAAAAGGAGGCCCTGTAGTACCACAACAACAGCCTAACTTTGATCCATCAGCTGATGTTGTTGCTTTGGAGAAAGCTATGACTGCAAAGG GTGTGGATGAAGCCACCATCATTGACATAATGACTAAAAGAACAAATGCTCAGCGTCAGCAGATCAAAGCTGCCTATCAGAAGGCTAAAGGAAAG AGTCTGGAAGAAGCCATGAAACGAGTTCTGAAAAGCCACCTGGAAGACGTTGTTGTGGCTCTGCTCAAAACTCCCGCTCAGTTTGACGCTGAAGAATTAAGAGCCTGTATGAAG GGGCTTGGAACTGATGAAGATACCTTAATTGAGATTCTGGCCTCAAGAAGCAACAAAGAGATCAGAGAAGCCAGCAGATACTATAAAGAAG TGCTGAAGAGAGATCTGACACAAGACATTATCTCTGACACATCGGGGGACTTTCAGAAGGCTTTGGTTGTTCTAGCCAAG GGTGACCGATGTGAAGATCCTCATGTGAATGATGATCTTGCTGACAATGACGCCAGG GCCTTGTATGAAGCAGGAGAGCAAAAGAAAGGGACAGATGTTAATGTGTTTGTTACTGTTCTTACTGCAAGAAGTTACCCACATCTCCGAAGGG TCTTTCAGAAGTACACCAAATACAGCAAGCATGACATGAACAAGGTAGTGGATATGGAGTTGAAGGGTGATATTGAGAAATGCCTGACTGCCCTTG TGAAGTGTGCCACAAGCAAACCAGCTTTCTTTGCTGAAAAACTCCACTTGGCGATGAAG GGCTTTGGGACACGGCACAAAGACCTCATCAGAATCATGGTTTCACGCCATGAAGTGGATATGAATGAGATCAAATGCTATTACAAGAAGATGTATGGCATTTCTCTCTGCCAAGCCATTATG GATGAACTCAAAGGGGATTATGAAACAATCCTGGTGGCTTTATGTGGAAGCGATAACTAA
- the LOC102093126 gene encoding annexin A1 isoform p37 (The RefSeq protein has 4 substitutions compared to this genomic sequence), with translation MAMVSEFLKQAWFMEHQEQEYIKSVKGGPVVPQQQPNFDPSADVVALEKAMTAKGVDEATIIDIMTKRTNAQRHRIKAAYQKAKGKSLEEAMKRVLKSHLEDVVVALLKTPAQFDAEELRACMKGLGTDEDTLIEILASRSNKEIREASRYYKEVLKRDLTQDIISDTSGHFQKALVVLAKGDRCEDPHVNDDLADNDARALYEAGEQKKGTDVNVFVTVLTARSYPHLRRVFQKYTKYSKHDMNKVVDMELKGDIEKCLTALVKCATSKPAFFAEKLHLAMKGFGTRHKDLIRIMVSRHEVDMNEIKCYYKKMYGISLCQAIMDDLKGDYETILVALCGSDN, from the exons ATGGCTATGGTATCAGAATTTCTGAAACAGGCATGGTTCATGGAACATCAGGAACAGGAATATATT aaaagTGTAAAAGGAGGCCCTGTAGTACCACAACAACAGCCTAACTTTGATCCATCAGCTGATGTTGTTGCTTTGGAGAAAGCTATGACTGCAAAGG GTGTGGATGAAGCCACCATCATTGACATAATGACTAAAAGAACAAATGCTCAGCGTCAGCAGATCAAAGCTGCCTATCAGAAGGCTAAAGGAAAG AGTCTGGAAGAAGCCATGAAACGAGTTCTGAAAAGCCACCTGGAAGACGTTGTTGTGGCTCTGCTCAAAACTCCCGCTCAGTTTGACGCTGAAGAATTAAGAGCCTGTATGAAG GGGCTTGGAACTGATGAAGATACCTTAATTGAGATTCTGGCCTCAAGAAGCAACAAAGAGATCAGAGAAGCCAGCAGATACTATAAAGAAG TGCTGAAGAGAGATCTGACACAAGACATTATCTCTGACACATCGGGGGACTTTCAGAAGGCTTTGGTTGTTCTAGCCAAG GGTGACCGATGTGAAGATCCTCATGTGAATGATGATCTTGCTGACAATGACGCCAGG GCCTTGTATGAAGCAGGAGAGCAAAAGAAAGGGACAGATGTTAATGTGTTTGTTACTGTTCTTACTGCAAGAAGTTACCCACATCTCCGAAGGG TCTTTCAGAAGTACACCAAATACAGCAAGCATGACATGAACAAGGTAGTGGATATGGAGTTGAAGGGTGATATTGAGAAATGCCTGACTGCCCTTG TGAAGTGTGCCACAAGCAAACCAGCTTTCTTTGCTGAAAAACTCCACTTGGCGATGAAG GGCTTTGGGACACGGCACAAAGACCTCATCAGAATCATGGTTTCACGCCATGAAGTGGATATGAATGAGATCAAATGCTATTACAAGAAGATGTATGGCATTTCTCTCTGCCAAGCCATTATG GATGAACTCAAAGGGGATTATGAAACAATCCTGGTGGCTTTATGTGGAAGCGATAACTAA